A single Symbiobacterium thermophilum IAM 14863 DNA region contains:
- the rpsD gene encoding 30S ribosomal protein S4: protein MARYIGPKHKLCRRVGRPLCGSAKCPALKRPYRPGQHGPGRPQKLSEYGAQLLEKQKLRFIYGVMERQFRRYFEQAQRSRGVTGEVLLQLLEQRLDTVVYRLGFARTMAAARQLVGHGHVTLNGRRVDIASCQVKPGDVVGLTQKARSLAVVRESLDLRRPVPPYLSLDETTMTSRLQRLPLREEIPVDVDESLVVELYAR, encoded by the coding sequence ATGGCGCGTTACATCGGTCCCAAGCACAAGCTCTGCCGCCGGGTCGGCCGGCCGCTGTGCGGGTCGGCGAAGTGCCCTGCGCTGAAGCGCCCGTACAGGCCCGGACAGCACGGTCCCGGCCGGCCGCAGAAGTTGAGCGAGTATGGCGCGCAGCTCCTGGAGAAGCAGAAGCTGCGGTTTATATATGGCGTGATGGAGCGGCAGTTCCGCCGGTACTTCGAGCAGGCCCAGCGCAGCCGGGGCGTGACCGGCGAGGTGCTGCTGCAGCTCCTGGAGCAGCGGCTGGACACCGTCGTCTACCGGCTGGGTTTCGCCCGCACCATGGCTGCCGCCAGGCAGTTGGTGGGCCACGGGCACGTGACGCTGAACGGCCGCCGGGTGGACATCGCCTCGTGCCAGGTCAAGCCCGGGGATGTCGTGGGGCTCACCCAAAAGGCCCGCTCCCTGGCGGTGGTCCGGGAGAGCCTGGACCTCCGCAGGCCGGTTCCGCCGTACCTCTCCCTCGACGAGACCACCATGACCAGCCGGCTGCAGCGGCTACCGCTGCGGGAGGAGATCCCGGTCGACGTGGATGAGAGCCTCGTGGTCGAGTTGTACGCCCGGTAA
- a CDS encoding YeeE/YedE family protein, with product MTTQHILGWLLIAGVLSGFVFQRSRLCFVSALRDLFLFRALRMTRAMLLLFLLTVTGGATLQAVRGVLVEGFPGPTPAGALAGGAIFAVGMVLAGSCIAGAFWRLGEGQLSQLAVLAGVLAGTWLYVNLPFLTTVTVQETFNAWIAVGLLLLGLMAVAAWERRQPRVGEELPGARRLSWVRAPWAPELGAVVMAVLLVTFMALTGTGWGVSRAFLLTDLSAAAYAGGLLIGGFLGARLGREFRVRGPGGRAPTVIRLLGGVLMGYGARVGWGCTIGAVMTGMVNLSLHPWYWMLGAMLGAWVGAELLRRFMYQYL from the coding sequence ATGACGACGCAGCATATCCTCGGCTGGCTGCTCATCGCCGGGGTCCTGTCCGGCTTCGTGTTTCAGCGCTCGCGGCTCTGCTTCGTGAGCGCGCTGCGGGACTTGTTCCTCTTCCGGGCGCTGCGCATGACGCGGGCCATGTTGCTGCTCTTCCTGCTGACGGTGACCGGCGGAGCCACCCTCCAGGCGGTACGCGGGGTCTTGGTGGAGGGCTTTCCCGGGCCGACGCCCGCCGGCGCCCTGGCGGGCGGGGCGATCTTCGCCGTGGGGATGGTCCTGGCGGGGAGCTGCATCGCGGGTGCCTTCTGGCGGCTCGGTGAGGGGCAGTTGTCGCAGCTCGCCGTCCTGGCGGGGGTGCTGGCGGGCACCTGGCTGTACGTGAACCTGCCGTTTCTGACGACCGTGACGGTCCAGGAGACCTTCAACGCCTGGATCGCCGTGGGCCTGCTGCTCCTCGGGCTGATGGCCGTGGCGGCCTGGGAACGGCGCCAGCCCCGCGTCGGAGAGGAGCTCCCCGGTGCGCGCCGGCTCAGCTGGGTACGGGCGCCGTGGGCGCCGGAGCTGGGGGCGGTGGTTATGGCCGTGCTTCTGGTGACCTTCATGGCCCTCACCGGAACGGGCTGGGGGGTGAGCCGGGCTTTCCTGCTCACCGACCTTTCCGCCGCGGCCTACGCCGGGGGCCTTCTGATCGGCGGCTTCCTCGGCGCCCGGCTCGGCCGTGAGTTCCGGGTGCGGGGCCCGGGCGGCAGGGCTCCCACGGTCATCCGCCTCCTCGGCGGTGTGCTGATGGGCTACGGCGCCCGTGTGGGCTGGGGATGCACCATCGGCGCGGTGATGACCGGGATGGTCAACCTCTCGCTCCACCCGTGGTACTGGATGCTGGGCGCCATGCTCGGCGCCTGGGTGGGTGCGGAGCTGTTGCGACGATTCATGTATCAGTACTTGTAA
- a CDS encoding molybdopterin-dependent oxidoreductase produces MAELSRRDFLKLGGVAAGALAVGLPQRPARAAQADVRKVPTLCEMCTSRCGVFAVVENGRVTRIEGNPAHPVNLGRPCARGNAGASALYDPDRLKEPMKRGEDGKLYPITWEQAVEEIGAKLNEIRKRHGPEALVFAEYNNLNSTLTKRWTEAFGSPNHVGHAANCFANRNVGYSAVFGALPSVDYENVKFYLSPGRNLLGGIKVSEVAALAKAKANGARIVVLDPRHSELAGWGEWIPIKSAGDLAFLLAVANVLITEGIYNKAWVEAHCNGFEQLAEGIREYTPEWQEQHTDIPAEKVRQLAREMAAAAPATVVDPGWHGGNGMYWNGYEAARAGAIVNALLGNLGAKGGLKLSPKVALGTIDNPPEGAVLEAAGGG; encoded by the coding sequence ATGGCGGAGCTCAGCCGCAGGGATTTTCTGAAGCTGGGCGGCGTCGCCGCCGGCGCGCTGGCGGTGGGACTTCCTCAGCGCCCGGCGCGCGCGGCGCAGGCGGACGTCCGCAAGGTACCGACCCTGTGTGAGATGTGCACCAGCCGCTGCGGCGTGTTCGCGGTGGTGGAGAACGGCCGGGTGACCCGCATCGAGGGCAACCCCGCTCACCCGGTTAACCTGGGGCGGCCCTGTGCGCGTGGCAACGCAGGGGCGTCGGCCCTGTACGACCCCGATCGGTTGAAGGAGCCCATGAAGCGGGGGGAGGACGGCAAGCTTTACCCCATCACGTGGGAACAGGCTGTTGAGGAGATCGGCGCCAAGCTGAACGAGATCCGGAAAAGGCACGGCCCGGAGGCACTGGTGTTCGCCGAGTACAACAACCTCAACTCAACGCTCACCAAACGGTGGACCGAGGCGTTCGGGTCGCCCAACCACGTCGGCCACGCGGCCAACTGCTTCGCGAACCGGAACGTGGGCTACTCGGCGGTGTTCGGGGCGCTGCCCTCGGTGGACTACGAGAACGTCAAGTTCTACCTGAGCCCCGGCCGGAATCTGCTTGGCGGCATCAAGGTCTCGGAGGTAGCGGCGCTGGCGAAGGCGAAGGCCAACGGCGCCCGGATCGTCGTGCTGGATCCCCGGCACTCGGAGCTGGCCGGCTGGGGCGAGTGGATCCCCATCAAGTCAGCGGGCGACCTCGCCTTTCTGCTGGCCGTCGCCAACGTGCTCATCACCGAGGGGATCTACAACAAGGCGTGGGTGGAGGCCCACTGCAACGGGTTTGAACAGCTCGCCGAGGGGATCCGGGAGTACACGCCGGAGTGGCAGGAGCAGCACACCGACATCCCGGCCGAGAAAGTGCGGCAGCTGGCCCGGGAAATGGCGGCGGCCGCGCCTGCAACGGTGGTGGACCCCGGCTGGCACGGCGGCAACGGCATGTACTGGAACGGCTACGAGGCCGCCCGGGCCGGAGCCATCGTGAACGCGCTGCTGGGCAACCTGGGCGCCAAAGGTGGGCTGAAACTCTCGCCCAAGGTCGCGCTGGGGACCATTGACAACCCGCCGGAGGGCGCGGTGCTCGAAGCGGCCGGCGGCGGCTGA
- a CDS encoding molybdopterin dinucleotide binding domain-containing protein, translating to MGTKYPLSLGSIQAIPLVVESGKPYPLKAAIFFRVNPVKSSGDQRRWIEALKRLDLVVAIDTQMSETAMLAHYVLPEHHYLERMDAISVVGDTVSIRQPVVEPMYNTRSCLEILQGLAKVVGIEQYFNFTMEQWNNALLGPTGWTVKHLKEKGVIKVSATPPDYSKLPTSSGKAELVHKGFALSGGHEVVTWVPPKTQPEGDRLRLLHGHMAVHTNGYTQNVPALYARMPENDLWIHPTAAAARGIQDGDLVEVANEYGVQRIRARVTEGIRPDCVWMCHGFGTMAPEQRLAYGKGAADGWFYPILVTPVSAALGQGDATVTVRKVGEKV from the coding sequence ATGGGTACGAAGTATCCGCTCAGCCTGGGCTCGATCCAGGCGATCCCCCTGGTCGTCGAGTCGGGCAAGCCCTATCCGCTGAAGGCCGCGATCTTCTTCCGGGTCAACCCGGTGAAGTCGTCGGGCGACCAGCGCCGCTGGATCGAGGCCCTGAAGAGGCTGGACCTGGTGGTCGCCATCGACACGCAGATGTCCGAGACCGCCATGCTGGCGCACTACGTGCTGCCCGAGCACCACTACCTGGAGCGGATGGACGCCATCTCGGTCGTGGGCGACACGGTCTCCATCCGCCAGCCGGTCGTGGAGCCGATGTACAACACCCGGTCCTGCCTGGAGATCCTGCAGGGCCTGGCGAAGGTCGTGGGCATCGAGCAGTACTTCAACTTCACGATGGAGCAGTGGAATAACGCGCTGCTGGGCCCCACCGGCTGGACCGTGAAGCACCTGAAGGAGAAGGGGGTTATCAAGGTCTCGGCGACGCCGCCGGACTACAGCAAGCTCCCGACTTCCTCGGGCAAGGCCGAGTTGGTCCACAAGGGGTTCGCCCTCTCGGGCGGCCACGAGGTGGTCACCTGGGTACCGCCCAAGACGCAGCCCGAGGGCGACCGGCTGCGCCTCCTGCACGGCCACATGGCGGTGCACACCAACGGCTACACGCAGAACGTGCCGGCGCTGTACGCCCGCATGCCGGAGAACGACCTGTGGATTCACCCGACGGCGGCCGCCGCCCGGGGCATCCAGGACGGCGACCTGGTGGAGGTGGCCAACGAGTACGGGGTGCAGCGGATTCGGGCCCGGGTGACCGAGGGGATCCGTCCGGACTGCGTCTGGATGTGCCACGGCTTCGGCACGATGGCTCCCGAGCAACGGCTCGCCTACGGCAAGGGCGCAGCCGACGGCTGGTTCTACCCGATCCTGGTAACGCCGGTCTCCGCCGCGCTGGGGCAGGGCGACGCCACGGTGACGGTGCGGAAGGTGGGTGAGAAGGTATGA
- a CDS encoding LysR family transcriptional regulator, with protein MTNELDIFCAVAKHGSMSRAAAELHLSQPAVSQRLRALEEQYGLQLFRRTNRGVELTPAGETLVRYAQRILQLERSLQAEMASLRAAEPKQVVIGATSAIGGYALPCTVYLFQQKYPDARIQLQIGKRCDVIQRLEDGLVDLALVEGPLVTALPDDWQVSVISEEELVLITPPTGPLAGKEAYTADDLTRLPLIIREPGSGTRMAVEEGWQAAGRDLRDLNIALELTGVDAIKTSVASGHGVALVSRWCVRAEARMGHLRIAPLTDIAFTSRWTLIVPKQGMKGAMERALLRTLRSPAERGFC; from the coding sequence ATGACCAACGAGCTGGATATTTTCTGTGCCGTTGCCAAGCATGGCTCGATGTCGCGGGCGGCGGCCGAGCTGCACCTCTCCCAGCCGGCCGTCAGCCAGCGGCTGCGCGCCCTGGAGGAGCAGTACGGGCTGCAGCTGTTCCGCCGGACCAACCGTGGGGTCGAGCTCACCCCCGCCGGGGAGACCCTGGTACGCTATGCACAGCGCATCCTGCAACTGGAGCGGTCCCTGCAGGCGGAGATGGCCAGCCTGCGGGCCGCCGAGCCGAAGCAGGTCGTGATCGGCGCCACCTCGGCCATCGGAGGCTACGCCCTTCCCTGCACGGTCTATCTGTTCCAGCAGAAGTACCCCGACGCCCGCATCCAACTGCAGATCGGCAAGCGGTGCGATGTCATCCAGCGGCTGGAGGACGGACTGGTGGACCTGGCCCTGGTCGAGGGTCCCCTCGTCACCGCTCTGCCCGATGACTGGCAGGTGAGCGTCATCAGCGAGGAGGAGCTGGTGCTCATCACGCCTCCCACCGGGCCGCTCGCCGGGAAGGAGGCTTACACCGCCGACGACCTCACCCGTCTGCCGCTGATCATCCGGGAGCCGGGCTCCGGCACCCGGATGGCCGTCGAGGAGGGCTGGCAGGCCGCCGGCCGCGACCTGCGCGACCTCAACATCGCCCTGGAGCTGACCGGCGTGGATGCCATCAAGACCTCCGTCGCCTCGGGCCACGGCGTCGCCCTGGTCAGCCGCTGGTGCGTGCGGGCGGAGGCCCGTATGGGCCACCTGCGCATCGCGCCGCTGACGGACATCGCCTTCACCAGCCGCTGGACGCTGATCGTGCCGAAACAGGGCATGAAGGGCGCCATGGAGAGGGCGCTCCTGCGCACGCTGCGCTCCCCCGCCGAGCGCGGCTTCTGCTGA
- a CDS encoding sulfurtransferase TusA family protein, whose amino-acid sequence MATYTLNVYGEMCPAPLLKAEAKLRSMQPGDLLIMESDHSCTVRLLREHLRKLPCRFRVEEVADGIWQFRIERL is encoded by the coding sequence ATGGCGACTTACACCCTGAACGTGTACGGCGAGATGTGCCCGGCCCCCCTCCTGAAGGCCGAGGCGAAGCTGCGCAGCATGCAGCCGGGGGACCTGCTGATCATGGAGTCGGATCACTCGTGCACGGTCCGGCTGCTCAGAGAGCACCTGCGCAAGCTGCCCTGCCGCTTCCGGGTGGAGGAGGTGGCCGACGGCATCTGGCAGTTCCGCATCGAGCGGCTGTGA
- a CDS encoding 4Fe-4S dicluster domain-containing protein: MTRYAYFVDLSLCAGCEACTVACQALNGLDWNIRYTKVDRMVVGTYPNVKSSFVTTQCLHCDDPPCAAVCPTGATYKTADGPVKIDDENCIGCQYCMTACPYEARTYDAAADVVRKCSFCHDRLGAGERPACEQTCLTGARMVGDLDDPTDPIHQQISAPDVIHIEGTSFYYRLPEHLDRAALPADFKPSVATFAWQSIVQPVGQILMGSTVAALLLSLAVNAFRNRGKEGAQDGNG; encoded by the coding sequence ATGACCCGCTACGCCTACTTCGTGGACCTCTCCCTCTGCGCCGGGTGCGAGGCCTGCACGGTGGCGTGTCAGGCGCTGAACGGGCTGGACTGGAACATCCGCTATACCAAGGTGGACCGGATGGTGGTGGGCACCTACCCGAACGTGAAATCCAGCTTCGTCACCACCCAGTGCCTGCACTGCGACGATCCGCCCTGCGCGGCGGTCTGCCCCACCGGCGCGACGTACAAGACCGCCGACGGGCCGGTGAAGATCGACGACGAGAACTGTATCGGCTGCCAGTACTGCATGACGGCCTGCCCTTACGAGGCCAGGACGTACGATGCGGCTGCGGACGTGGTGCGGAAGTGCTCGTTCTGCCACGACCGGCTCGGGGCGGGCGAGCGGCCCGCCTGCGAGCAGACCTGCCTGACCGGCGCCCGCATGGTCGGTGACCTGGACGATCCTACCGACCCGATCCACCAGCAGATCTCGGCCCCGGACGTGATCCACATCGAGGGCACCAGCTTCTACTACCGGCTGCCGGAGCACCTGGACCGGGCCGCGCTCCCGGCCGACTTCAAGCCCTCGGTCGCGACGTTCGCCTGGCAGTCGATCGTCCAGCCCGTGGGCCAGATCCTGATGGGCTCCACGGTCGCCGCGCTGCTGCTGAGTCTGGCGGTCAACGCCTTCCGGAACCGCGGAAAGGAGGGTGCACAGGATGGCAACGGTTAA
- a CDS encoding rod shape-determining protein — translation MFGWATDVGVDLGTATVLVYVKGKGVVLCEPSVVAMHRDTRQVLAIGEEARRMLGRTPGNIVAIRPLREGVIADYDVTEAMLKAFLRRVSGPRLLARPRMVICIPANVTTVEKRAVMEAAIEAGARTVTMVEEPLAAALGAGLDITQPAGHMVIDIGGGTTDVAVLSLGGVVLSESIRIGGDKFDEAIVRYMKMKYNLLIGERTAEEVKITVGSAGCDSRNESIEVRGRDLMSGLPKTVTITSAEVREAVSELVTSLCDTIKAVLEATPPELSADIQERGIVMTGGGAMLHGLDQVIAQETGVPAYLADDPVSCVARGTGRVLEEFEVEDNHLVVLRKLM, via the coding sequence GTGTTTGGTTGGGCAACGGATGTGGGCGTTGATCTGGGCACGGCGACGGTGCTGGTCTACGTCAAGGGGAAGGGGGTCGTGCTGTGCGAGCCCTCCGTGGTCGCCATGCACCGCGACACCAGGCAGGTCCTGGCCATCGGTGAGGAGGCCCGCCGCATGCTGGGCCGGACGCCGGGCAACATCGTTGCGATCCGCCCCCTGCGCGAAGGGGTTATTGCCGATTATGACGTCACCGAGGCGATGCTGAAAGCGTTTCTGAGGCGGGTGTCTGGGCCCCGCCTTTTGGCGCGCCCGCGGATGGTGATCTGCATTCCCGCAAACGTGACGACCGTGGAGAAGCGGGCGGTGATGGAGGCGGCCATTGAGGCCGGCGCACGGACGGTGACCATGGTGGAGGAGCCGCTGGCGGCAGCCCTGGGCGCCGGCCTGGACATCACCCAGCCCGCCGGCCACATGGTGATCGACATCGGCGGCGGCACCACCGACGTGGCCGTGCTGTCGCTGGGCGGCGTGGTGCTGTCGGAGTCGATCCGCATCGGCGGCGACAAGTTCGACGAGGCCATCGTCCGGTACATGAAGATGAAGTACAACCTGCTCATCGGCGAGCGGACGGCGGAGGAGGTCAAGATCACGGTCGGCAGCGCCGGCTGCGACAGCCGCAACGAGTCCATAGAGGTGCGGGGCCGCGACCTGATGTCGGGGCTGCCCAAGACCGTGACGATCACCTCGGCGGAGGTGCGCGAGGCCGTGAGCGAGCTGGTGACCTCCCTGTGCGACACCATCAAGGCGGTGCTGGAGGCCACCCCGCCCGAGCTCTCCGCCGACATCCAGGAGCGGGGAATCGTCATGACCGGCGGCGGGGCGATGTTGCACGGCCTGGATCAGGTCATCGCCCAGGAGACGGGTGTACCGGCGTACCTGGCCGACGACCCCGTCTCGTGCGTGGCCAGGGGCACGGGGCGGGTGCTGGAGGAGTTCGAGGTCGAGGACAACCACCTGGTGGTGCTCCGGAAGCTCATGTAG
- a CDS encoding formate dehydrogenase subunit gamma yields the protein MATVKASAREAPGEQTAIKDGKVYRFGLASRLAHWNHALTFLLLLFTGLGLVVRGISGLAGAETLRLFGQLHRLAAIPFTVLTIPILLIGARRATARWLREVFRFDRDDLRFFPAFVREFFGLKAESPPQGKFNAGEKVNSILQIVGWPTMAVTGWMLVYKTSFPPALMQWVILIHSGMAMLLGCAVLGHIYLATLMPGFREGLSGMLSGWVPAKWAKDHYRKWYREITGE from the coding sequence ATGGCAACGGTTAAGGCGAGCGCACGTGAAGCCCCGGGGGAGCAGACGGCGATCAAGGACGGGAAGGTGTACCGGTTCGGCCTGGCCTCCCGCCTGGCCCACTGGAACCACGCCCTCACGTTCCTCCTGCTGCTCTTCACCGGCCTCGGGCTCGTCGTCCGCGGCATTTCGGGCCTGGCGGGCGCCGAGACGCTGCGCCTGTTTGGGCAGCTGCACCGGCTGGCGGCGATCCCGTTCACGGTGCTGACGATCCCCATCCTGTTGATCGGCGCCCGCCGGGCGACGGCGCGGTGGCTCCGGGAGGTGTTCCGGTTCGACCGGGACGACCTCCGGTTCTTCCCGGCCTTCGTGCGGGAGTTCTTCGGTCTGAAGGCGGAGTCGCCTCCCCAGGGCAAGTTCAACGCCGGCGAGAAGGTCAACTCCATCCTGCAGATCGTCGGCTGGCCGACGATGGCCGTCACGGGCTGGATGCTGGTGTACAAGACGTCGTTCCCGCCGGCGCTCATGCAGTGGGTGATCCTGATCCACTCCGGCATGGCGATGCTGCTGGGATGCGCCGTTCTCGGGCACATCTACCTGGCCACGCTGATGCCTGGCTTCCGGGAGGGGCTGTCGGGCATGCTCTCGGGCTGGGTGCCGGCGAAGTGGGCGAAGGATCATTATCGGAAGTGGTACCGGGAGATCACCGGCGAGTGA
- a CDS encoding rhodanese-like domain-containing protein, translated as MANLKRRTALSLALVFALAALAACGGSAQQPVATNQAAAAPTQECPPCPEPEPCDEEAILLEAAQDYFNNMASHRNMIDAAEVKEKLEAGDDSIFLLDIRADADFAAGHVEGSVNIPFAALGMNFDKLPTDKLIVVNCYSGQQSGQAAAVLRMAGYNAMSLKGGFPNYEKAELPIVQ; from the coding sequence ATGGCGAACCTGAAGCGTCGCACAGCCCTTTCCCTGGCCCTGGTCTTCGCCCTGGCGGCCCTGGCGGCCTGCGGCGGCAGCGCACAGCAGCCGGTCGCCACGAACCAGGCCGCCGCGGCTCCGACCCAGGAGTGCCCGCCGTGTCCGGAGCCGGAGCCCTGTGATGAAGAGGCGATCCTGCTGGAGGCGGCCCAGGATTACTTCAACAACATGGCCAGCCACCGGAACATGATCGACGCGGCCGAAGTGAAGGAGAAGCTGGAGGCCGGCGACGACTCCATCTTCCTCCTGGACATCCGGGCTGACGCCGACTTCGCTGCCGGCCACGTGGAGGGCTCTGTGAACATCCCGTTCGCAGCCCTGGGCATGAACTTCGACAAGCTGCCCACCGACAAGCTGATCGTCGTCAACTGCTACTCCGGCCAGCAGTCCGGCCAGGCGGCCGCGGTGCTCCGGATGGCGGGGTACAACGCCATGTCGCTGAAGGGCGGCTTCCCGAACTACGAGAAGGCCGAGCTGCCCATCGTCCAGTAG
- the spoIIID gene encoding sporulation transcriptional regulator SpoIIID has translation MKDHIWKRVLEIGNHICRTKDTVRETASVFGVSKSTVHKDVTERLPRINPELAAKVKRVLDQNKAERHIRGGAATRQKYLER, from the coding sequence GTGAAGGATCACATCTGGAAGCGCGTGCTGGAGATAGGCAACCACATCTGCCGAACCAAGGACACCGTGCGGGAAACCGCCTCCGTGTTCGGCGTCTCCAAGAGCACCGTCCACAAGGACGTGACCGAACGCCTGCCCCGCATCAACCCCGAGCTGGCCGCCAAGGTCAAGCGTGTCCTGGATCAGAACAAGGCGGAGCGCCACATTCGCGGGGGTGCGGCGACGCGTCAAAAGTACCTGGAACGCTAG
- the pflA gene encoding pyruvate formate-lyase-activating protein has translation MAGGVGRVHPEPTPDRARRTGRIHSVESCGAVDGPGLRFVVFVQGCPLRCRYCHNPDTWDPGQGAEVTVGSLIEEIQSYVPYMKFSGGGVTVSGGEPLLQPDFVADLFAECRRLFIHTALDTSGFAPPERARRVLEQTDLLLLDIKHPDLLRHKALTGVDGRPPRTTARLAAAMGIPIWIRYVVVPGWTDSPADVEALADLVQTLPTVEKVELLPYHLLGRHKWEALGLPYGLDGVAPPSEETLARIRQQLADRGIPAD, from the coding sequence GTGGCAGGCGGGGTGGGGCGGGTCCATCCCGAGCCGACACCGGACCGTGCGCGCCGCACCGGCCGCATCCACTCGGTGGAGAGCTGCGGGGCCGTTGACGGTCCCGGGCTGCGGTTCGTGGTCTTCGTCCAGGGCTGCCCGCTCCGCTGCCGTTACTGCCACAACCCCGACACGTGGGATCCCGGGCAGGGTGCGGAAGTCACGGTGGGCAGCCTGATCGAGGAGATCCAGTCCTACGTCCCATACATGAAGTTCTCCGGCGGCGGCGTGACCGTCAGCGGCGGGGAGCCGCTGCTGCAGCCCGACTTCGTGGCCGATCTGTTCGCCGAATGCCGCCGCCTGTTCATCCACACCGCCCTCGACACCAGCGGCTTCGCGCCCCCCGAGCGGGCCCGGCGGGTGCTGGAGCAGACCGACCTGCTGCTCCTGGACATCAAGCACCCCGACCTCCTGCGCCACAAGGCCCTGACCGGCGTCGATGGTCGGCCGCCGCGCACCACCGCCCGGCTGGCCGCGGCCATGGGCATCCCGATCTGGATCCGGTACGTGGTGGTCCCCGGCTGGACCGACAGCCCGGCAGACGTGGAGGCCCTCGCGGACCTGGTGCAGACGCTGCCCACGGTGGAAAAGGTAGAGCTGCTCCCCTACCACCTGCTGGGCCGGCACAAGTGGGAAGCGCTCGGGCTGCCGTACGGGCTGGACGGCGTCGCGCCGCCGTCCGAGGAGACCCTGGCGCGGATCCGGCAGCAGCTCGCAGACCGGGGGATCCCGGCGGACTAG